In one window of Henckelia pumila isolate YLH828 chromosome 1, ASM3356847v2, whole genome shotgun sequence DNA:
- the LOC140875405 gene encoding uncharacterized protein isoform X1 has translation MAPRGRKQSRNLLSLEADRPRKTPNLQMPPTKEKAEMVEDENCIEENERNGSIGKDVMSRCSSTYFRKVMKKLELKLSEKQLDRIKSTPFCKWLKMPKLSIYRNRVDVVLKRFDSYSSSFIFGKDIIVPFTSFEFSLVLGLPYAGPQVDLDLRTQSKFLSRYFSGKLCNATRKKISENLLLLAELNDDLQLDDFIRMFILFSFNCIVFPLSTYMTPRFVFCYIDDLSNFFEYSWGDAAYRFLCDKIAAHIVEPDGTVAGTTYLDGCVVGMMAWFYEKVPSLGVLSGSLRTFPRLFKWSESKIPLNAEAADALLKKITRTKVLNITPFGEELEIFGEGHRNERVSSKMKEEETAWRIQRLEKTLEDQLREIQRLKELCQTSRIISKEIGASLDDGEAVEKKNDDKNVPIVDELKDFDKYEGGYDESWNINVVADFKGDGASFSELNVENKIIEDVHLREVVDERNSESDIAGSVEENVSNLISSIVKNVMTRTDRVKKRKPDMFVTPPSSTPRHKTKSIMRDKDFTIISDEESKGTNESGYEDESALDIYKGREDFCGSIEVSSDDRKIIMDYLTHEKICGTVWEGERFPIFGDQLCHLLFGKKVRGDIINCYMQIVSGYSRKNGFDILCMDTTLQDSRKQLEEVNKNSMDRCRFLLFPMNRNDHWFLLIYKTETREFELRNSIHTPQALGTARSYVSFIFNYISTTFKCCFCYLMVNTFPQVNFLMGYTRVMFGYDMDKHIKRVDCRQQGADLDYGIYTCLWLECRFGFQIWIVESKSAPCCRQSTRLICLSMS, from the exons ATGGCTCCACGGGGAAGAAAACAATCTCGAAACCTACTGTCCCTTGAAGCTGACCGACCGAGGAAGACCCCCAACCTACAAATGCCTCCGACCAAGGAAAAAGCTG agATGGTTGAAGATGAAAATTGTATTGAAGAAAACGAGCGAAATGGGTCGATTGGAAAGGATGTAATGTCACGTTGTTCTTCAACCTATTTTAGAAAAGTGATGAAAAAGCTAGAACTGAAACTTAGTGAGAAGCAATTGGACAGGATCAAAAGTACGCCTTTTTGCAAATGGTTGAAGATGCCCAAACTCTCAATATATCGCAATAGAGTAGACGTTGTATTGAAGAGATTTGACAGTTACTCctcatctttcatttttgggaaGGATATTATTGTCCCTTTCACATCATTTGAGTTCTCCCTCGTCCTTGGTCTGCCATATGCAGGCCCACAGGTTGACCTAGATCTCAGAAcacaatcaaaatttttatcaCGATATTTTTCAGGGAAACTTTGCAATGCCACGAGGAAGAAAATTTCTGAGAATCTCTTGTTATTAGCTGAATTAAATGATGACTTGCAGCTGGATGATTTTATCAGAATGTTTATCTTGTTTTCATTCAATTGCATAGTATTTCCATTGAGTACATATATGACACCTCGGTTCGTGTTCTGTTATATTGATGATCTCTCGAACTTTTTCGAGTACTCATGGGGAGACGCTGCATATAGATTTTTGTGTGATAAAATAGCAGCACATATTGTTGAGCCTGATGGAACGGTTGCAGGAACAACATATTTGGATGGTTGCGTTGTTGGAATGATG GCTTGGTTTTATGAAAAAGTTCCTTCCTTAGGAGTGTTATCTGGTTCTTTACGTACATTTCCCCGATTGTTTAAGTGGAGTGAGAGCAAGATACCATTGAATGCTGAAGCTGCAGATGCTCTACTAAAAAAGATTACGCGTACTAAG gTGTTGAACATAACTCCATTTGGTGAGGAATTAGAGATTTTTGGTGAGGGGCATAGAAATGAACGG GTTTCATCTAAAATGAAAGAGGAAGAAACGGCGTGGAGAATACAGAGGTTGGAGAAAACTTTGGAGGATCAACTCCGTGAGATTCAAAGGCTTAAAGAATTATGCCAAACAAGTAGAATCATTAGCAAAGAAATTGGGGCTAGTTTGGATGATGGTGAGGCTGTTGAGAAgaaaaatgatgacaagaatGTTCCTATTGTAGATgaattgaaagattttgacaaATACGAAGGTGGATATGATGAAAGCTGGAATATTAATGTTGTTGCTGATTTCAAAGGCGATGGTGCTTCTTTCTCTGAGTTGAATGTTGAAAATAAGATTATTGAGGATGTTCATTTGAGAGAGGTTGTGGATGAGCGCAACAGTGAAAGTGATATCGCGGGCTCCGTAGAAGAAAACGTCAGTAATCTTATATCTTCGATTGTCAAGAATGTAATGACAAGAACTGATCGTGTGAAAAAGAGAAAACCAGATATGTTTGTGACTCCTCCGAGTTCTACTCCAAGACATAAAACAAAGTCTATAATGAGAGACAAAGACTTTACCATAATCAGTGACGAG GAAAGCAAAGGCACAAATGAATCTGGTTATGAAGATGAGTCGGCCCTTGATATATACAAAGGCCGAGAAGATTTCTGTGGTAGCATAGAAGTCTCGAGTGATGATCGCAAAATTATTATGGATTATCTAACACACGAAAAAATATG TGGGACAGTGTGGGAAGGAGAAAGATTTCCAATTTTTGGAGATCAATTGTGTCATTTGTTATTTGGGAAAAAAGTCAGAGGTGATATCATCAATTGTTATATGCAAATTGTAAGTGGATATAGTCGGAAAAATGGTTTTGACATACTCTGCATGGATACAACATTACAG GATTCGAGGAAACAACTGGAGGAAGTAAATAAAAACTCAATGGATCGTTGCAGATTTTTATTGTTCCCAATGAATAGAAATGACCATTGGTTTTTGTTGATATACAAAACAGAGACAAGGGAGTTTGAATTAAGGAACTCAATACACACTCCTCAAGCACTTGGAACTGCAAGATCTTATGTAAGTTTTATATTTAACTACATTTCTACCACTTTCAAATGttgtttttgttatttaatggTCAATACATTTCCCCAGGTAAATTTCTTAATGGGTTATACGAGAGTTATGTTCGGTTACGACATGGATAAACATATTAAGCGAGTTGATTGTCGACAACAAGGTGCAGATTTGGATTATGGAATTTACACATGTTTGTGGTTGGAGTGCAGATTTGGATTCCAGATTTGGATTGTGGAATCCAAATCTGCACCTTGTTGTCGACAATCAACTCGCTTAATATGTTTATCCATGTCGTAA
- the LOC140875405 gene encoding uncharacterized protein isoform X4: MAPRGRKQSRNLLSLEADRPRKTPNLQMPPTKEKAEMVEDENCIEENERNGSIGKDVMSRCSSTYFRKVMKKLELKLSEKQLDRIKSTPFCKWLKMPKLSIYRNRVDVVLKRFDSYSSSFIFGKDIIVPFTSFEFSLVLGLPYAGPQVDLDLRTQSKFLSRYFSGKLCNATRKKISENLLLLAELNDDLQLDDFIRMFILFSFNCIVFPLSTYMTPRFVFCYIDDLSNFFEYSWGDAAYRFLCDKIAAHIVEPDGTVAGTTYLDGCVVGMMAWFYEKVPSLGVLSGSLRTFPRLFKWSESKIPLNAEAADALLKKITRTKVLNITPFGEELEIFGEGHRNERVSSKMKEEETAWRIQRLEKTLEDQLREIQRLKELCQTSRIISKEIGASLDDGEAVEKKNDDKNVPIVDELKDFDKYEGGYDESWNINVVADFKGDGASFSELNVENKIIEDVHLREVVDERNSESDIAGSVEENVSNLISSIVKNVMTRTDRVKKRKPDMFVTPPSSTPRHKTKSIMRDKDFTIISDEESKGTNESGYEDESALDIYKGREDFCGSIEVSSDDRKIIMDYLTHEKICGTVWEGERFPIFGDQLCHLLFGKKVRGDIINCYMQIVSGYSRKNGFDILCMDTTLQDSRKQLEEVNKNSMDRCRFLLFPMNRNDHWFLLIYKTETREFELRNSIHTPQALGTARSYCQSTDCRNHIV; the protein is encoded by the exons ATGGCTCCACGGGGAAGAAAACAATCTCGAAACCTACTGTCCCTTGAAGCTGACCGACCGAGGAAGACCCCCAACCTACAAATGCCTCCGACCAAGGAAAAAGCTG agATGGTTGAAGATGAAAATTGTATTGAAGAAAACGAGCGAAATGGGTCGATTGGAAAGGATGTAATGTCACGTTGTTCTTCAACCTATTTTAGAAAAGTGATGAAAAAGCTAGAACTGAAACTTAGTGAGAAGCAATTGGACAGGATCAAAAGTACGCCTTTTTGCAAATGGTTGAAGATGCCCAAACTCTCAATATATCGCAATAGAGTAGACGTTGTATTGAAGAGATTTGACAGTTACTCctcatctttcatttttgggaaGGATATTATTGTCCCTTTCACATCATTTGAGTTCTCCCTCGTCCTTGGTCTGCCATATGCAGGCCCACAGGTTGACCTAGATCTCAGAAcacaatcaaaatttttatcaCGATATTTTTCAGGGAAACTTTGCAATGCCACGAGGAAGAAAATTTCTGAGAATCTCTTGTTATTAGCTGAATTAAATGATGACTTGCAGCTGGATGATTTTATCAGAATGTTTATCTTGTTTTCATTCAATTGCATAGTATTTCCATTGAGTACATATATGACACCTCGGTTCGTGTTCTGTTATATTGATGATCTCTCGAACTTTTTCGAGTACTCATGGGGAGACGCTGCATATAGATTTTTGTGTGATAAAATAGCAGCACATATTGTTGAGCCTGATGGAACGGTTGCAGGAACAACATATTTGGATGGTTGCGTTGTTGGAATGATG GCTTGGTTTTATGAAAAAGTTCCTTCCTTAGGAGTGTTATCTGGTTCTTTACGTACATTTCCCCGATTGTTTAAGTGGAGTGAGAGCAAGATACCATTGAATGCTGAAGCTGCAGATGCTCTACTAAAAAAGATTACGCGTACTAAG gTGTTGAACATAACTCCATTTGGTGAGGAATTAGAGATTTTTGGTGAGGGGCATAGAAATGAACGG GTTTCATCTAAAATGAAAGAGGAAGAAACGGCGTGGAGAATACAGAGGTTGGAGAAAACTTTGGAGGATCAACTCCGTGAGATTCAAAGGCTTAAAGAATTATGCCAAACAAGTAGAATCATTAGCAAAGAAATTGGGGCTAGTTTGGATGATGGTGAGGCTGTTGAGAAgaaaaatgatgacaagaatGTTCCTATTGTAGATgaattgaaagattttgacaaATACGAAGGTGGATATGATGAAAGCTGGAATATTAATGTTGTTGCTGATTTCAAAGGCGATGGTGCTTCTTTCTCTGAGTTGAATGTTGAAAATAAGATTATTGAGGATGTTCATTTGAGAGAGGTTGTGGATGAGCGCAACAGTGAAAGTGATATCGCGGGCTCCGTAGAAGAAAACGTCAGTAATCTTATATCTTCGATTGTCAAGAATGTAATGACAAGAACTGATCGTGTGAAAAAGAGAAAACCAGATATGTTTGTGACTCCTCCGAGTTCTACTCCAAGACATAAAACAAAGTCTATAATGAGAGACAAAGACTTTACCATAATCAGTGACGAG GAAAGCAAAGGCACAAATGAATCTGGTTATGAAGATGAGTCGGCCCTTGATATATACAAAGGCCGAGAAGATTTCTGTGGTAGCATAGAAGTCTCGAGTGATGATCGCAAAATTATTATGGATTATCTAACACACGAAAAAATATG TGGGACAGTGTGGGAAGGAGAAAGATTTCCAATTTTTGGAGATCAATTGTGTCATTTGTTATTTGGGAAAAAAGTCAGAGGTGATATCATCAATTGTTATATGCAAATTGTAAGTGGATATAGTCGGAAAAATGGTTTTGACATACTCTGCATGGATACAACATTACAG GATTCGAGGAAACAACTGGAGGAAGTAAATAAAAACTCAATGGATCGTTGCAGATTTTTATTGTTCCCAATGAATAGAAATGACCATTGGTTTTTGTTGATATACAAAACAGAGACAAGGGAGTTTGAATTAAGGAACTCAATACACACTCCTCAAGCACTTGGAACTGCAAGATCTTAT TGTCAGAGCACGGATTGCCGCAACCATATTGTCTGA
- the LOC140875405 gene encoding uncharacterized protein isoform X3, translating to MAPRGRKQSRNLLSLEADRPRKTPNLQMPPTKEKAEMVEDENCIEENERNGSIGKDVMSRCSSTYFRKVMKKLELKLSEKQLDRIKSTPFCKWLKMPKLSIYRNRVDVVLKRFDSYSSSFIFGKDIIVPFTSFEFSLVLGLPYAGPQVDLDLRTQSKFLSRYFSGKLCNATRKKISENLLLLAELNDDLQLDDFIRMFILFSFNCIVFPLSTYMTPRFVFCYIDDLSNFFEYSWGDAAYRFLCDKIAAHIVEPDGTVAGTTYLDGCVVGMMAWFYEKVPSLGVLSGSLRTFPRLFKWSESKIPLNAEAADALLKKITRTKVLNITPFGEELEIFGEGHRNERVSSKMKEEETAWRIQRLEKTLEDQLREIQRLKELCQTSRIISKEIGASLDDGEAVEKKNDDKNVPIVDELKDFDKYEGGYDESWNINVVADFKGDGASFSELNVENKIIEDVHLREVVDERNSESDIAGSVEENVSNLISSIVKNVMTRTDRVKKRKPDMFVTPPSSTPRHKTKSIMRDKDFTIISDEESKGTNESGYEDESALDIYKGREDFCGSIEVSSDDRKIIMDYLTHEKICGTVWEGERFPIFGDQLCHLLFGKKVRGDIINCYMQIVSGYSRKNGFDILCMDTTLQDSRKQLEEVNKNSMDRCRFLLFPMNRNDHWFLLIYKTETREFELRNSIHTPQALGTARSYCYARDDDEKWIYEKDCTMNSVRARIAATILSDKNGLFGKVS from the exons ATGGCTCCACGGGGAAGAAAACAATCTCGAAACCTACTGTCCCTTGAAGCTGACCGACCGAGGAAGACCCCCAACCTACAAATGCCTCCGACCAAGGAAAAAGCTG agATGGTTGAAGATGAAAATTGTATTGAAGAAAACGAGCGAAATGGGTCGATTGGAAAGGATGTAATGTCACGTTGTTCTTCAACCTATTTTAGAAAAGTGATGAAAAAGCTAGAACTGAAACTTAGTGAGAAGCAATTGGACAGGATCAAAAGTACGCCTTTTTGCAAATGGTTGAAGATGCCCAAACTCTCAATATATCGCAATAGAGTAGACGTTGTATTGAAGAGATTTGACAGTTACTCctcatctttcatttttgggaaGGATATTATTGTCCCTTTCACATCATTTGAGTTCTCCCTCGTCCTTGGTCTGCCATATGCAGGCCCACAGGTTGACCTAGATCTCAGAAcacaatcaaaatttttatcaCGATATTTTTCAGGGAAACTTTGCAATGCCACGAGGAAGAAAATTTCTGAGAATCTCTTGTTATTAGCTGAATTAAATGATGACTTGCAGCTGGATGATTTTATCAGAATGTTTATCTTGTTTTCATTCAATTGCATAGTATTTCCATTGAGTACATATATGACACCTCGGTTCGTGTTCTGTTATATTGATGATCTCTCGAACTTTTTCGAGTACTCATGGGGAGACGCTGCATATAGATTTTTGTGTGATAAAATAGCAGCACATATTGTTGAGCCTGATGGAACGGTTGCAGGAACAACATATTTGGATGGTTGCGTTGTTGGAATGATG GCTTGGTTTTATGAAAAAGTTCCTTCCTTAGGAGTGTTATCTGGTTCTTTACGTACATTTCCCCGATTGTTTAAGTGGAGTGAGAGCAAGATACCATTGAATGCTGAAGCTGCAGATGCTCTACTAAAAAAGATTACGCGTACTAAG gTGTTGAACATAACTCCATTTGGTGAGGAATTAGAGATTTTTGGTGAGGGGCATAGAAATGAACGG GTTTCATCTAAAATGAAAGAGGAAGAAACGGCGTGGAGAATACAGAGGTTGGAGAAAACTTTGGAGGATCAACTCCGTGAGATTCAAAGGCTTAAAGAATTATGCCAAACAAGTAGAATCATTAGCAAAGAAATTGGGGCTAGTTTGGATGATGGTGAGGCTGTTGAGAAgaaaaatgatgacaagaatGTTCCTATTGTAGATgaattgaaagattttgacaaATACGAAGGTGGATATGATGAAAGCTGGAATATTAATGTTGTTGCTGATTTCAAAGGCGATGGTGCTTCTTTCTCTGAGTTGAATGTTGAAAATAAGATTATTGAGGATGTTCATTTGAGAGAGGTTGTGGATGAGCGCAACAGTGAAAGTGATATCGCGGGCTCCGTAGAAGAAAACGTCAGTAATCTTATATCTTCGATTGTCAAGAATGTAATGACAAGAACTGATCGTGTGAAAAAGAGAAAACCAGATATGTTTGTGACTCCTCCGAGTTCTACTCCAAGACATAAAACAAAGTCTATAATGAGAGACAAAGACTTTACCATAATCAGTGACGAG GAAAGCAAAGGCACAAATGAATCTGGTTATGAAGATGAGTCGGCCCTTGATATATACAAAGGCCGAGAAGATTTCTGTGGTAGCATAGAAGTCTCGAGTGATGATCGCAAAATTATTATGGATTATCTAACACACGAAAAAATATG TGGGACAGTGTGGGAAGGAGAAAGATTTCCAATTTTTGGAGATCAATTGTGTCATTTGTTATTTGGGAAAAAAGTCAGAGGTGATATCATCAATTGTTATATGCAAATTGTAAGTGGATATAGTCGGAAAAATGGTTTTGACATACTCTGCATGGATACAACATTACAG GATTCGAGGAAACAACTGGAGGAAGTAAATAAAAACTCAATGGATCGTTGCAGATTTTTATTGTTCCCAATGAATAGAAATGACCATTGGTTTTTGTTGATATACAAAACAGAGACAAGGGAGTTTGAATTAAGGAACTCAATACACACTCCTCAAGCACTTGGAACTGCAAGATCTTAT TGCTACGCTCGAGACGATGATGAAAAATGGATATACGAAAAAGATTGCACAATGAATAGTGTCAGAGCACGGATTGCCGCAACCATATTGTCTGACAAAAATGGGTTGTTCGGAAAAGTTTCatga
- the LOC140875405 gene encoding uncharacterized protein isoform X2 — protein MAPRGRKQSRNLLSLEADRPRKTPNLQMPPTKEKAEMVEDENCIEENERNGSIGKDVMSRCSSTYFRKVMKKLELKLSEKQLDRIKSTPFCKWLKMPKLSIYRNRVDVVLKRFDSYSSSFIFGKDIIVPFTSFEFSLVLGLPYAGPQVDLDLRTQSKFLSRYFSGKLCNATRKKISENLLLLAELNDDLQLDDFIRMFILFSFNCIVFPLSTYMTPRFVFCYIDDLSNFFEYSWGDAAYRFLCDKIAAHIVEPDGTVAGTTYLDGCVVGMMAWFYEKVPSLGVLSGSLRTFPRLFKWSESKIPLNAEAADALLKKITRTKVLNITPFGEELEIFGEGHRNERVSSKMKEEETAWRIQRLEKTLEDQLREIQRLKELCQTSRIISKEIGASLDDGEAVEKKNDDKNVPIVDELKDFDKYEGGYDESWNINVVADFKGDGASFSELNVENKIIEDVHLREVVDERNSESDIAGSVEENVSNLISSIVKNVMTRTDRVKKRKPDMFVTPPSSTPRHKTKSIMRDKDFTIISDEESKGTNESGYEDESALDIYKGREDFCGSIEVSSDDRKIIMDYLTHEKICGTVWEGERFPIFGDQLCHLLFGKKVRGDIINCYMQIVSGYSRKNGFDILCMDTTLQDSRKQLEEVNKNSMDRCRFLLFPMNRNDHWFLLIYKTETREFELRNSIHTPQALGTARSYVNFLMGYTRVMFGYDMDKHIKRVDCRQQGADLDYGIYTCLWLECRFGFQIWIVESKSAPCCRQSTRLICLSMS, from the exons ATGGCTCCACGGGGAAGAAAACAATCTCGAAACCTACTGTCCCTTGAAGCTGACCGACCGAGGAAGACCCCCAACCTACAAATGCCTCCGACCAAGGAAAAAGCTG agATGGTTGAAGATGAAAATTGTATTGAAGAAAACGAGCGAAATGGGTCGATTGGAAAGGATGTAATGTCACGTTGTTCTTCAACCTATTTTAGAAAAGTGATGAAAAAGCTAGAACTGAAACTTAGTGAGAAGCAATTGGACAGGATCAAAAGTACGCCTTTTTGCAAATGGTTGAAGATGCCCAAACTCTCAATATATCGCAATAGAGTAGACGTTGTATTGAAGAGATTTGACAGTTACTCctcatctttcatttttgggaaGGATATTATTGTCCCTTTCACATCATTTGAGTTCTCCCTCGTCCTTGGTCTGCCATATGCAGGCCCACAGGTTGACCTAGATCTCAGAAcacaatcaaaatttttatcaCGATATTTTTCAGGGAAACTTTGCAATGCCACGAGGAAGAAAATTTCTGAGAATCTCTTGTTATTAGCTGAATTAAATGATGACTTGCAGCTGGATGATTTTATCAGAATGTTTATCTTGTTTTCATTCAATTGCATAGTATTTCCATTGAGTACATATATGACACCTCGGTTCGTGTTCTGTTATATTGATGATCTCTCGAACTTTTTCGAGTACTCATGGGGAGACGCTGCATATAGATTTTTGTGTGATAAAATAGCAGCACATATTGTTGAGCCTGATGGAACGGTTGCAGGAACAACATATTTGGATGGTTGCGTTGTTGGAATGATG GCTTGGTTTTATGAAAAAGTTCCTTCCTTAGGAGTGTTATCTGGTTCTTTACGTACATTTCCCCGATTGTTTAAGTGGAGTGAGAGCAAGATACCATTGAATGCTGAAGCTGCAGATGCTCTACTAAAAAAGATTACGCGTACTAAG gTGTTGAACATAACTCCATTTGGTGAGGAATTAGAGATTTTTGGTGAGGGGCATAGAAATGAACGG GTTTCATCTAAAATGAAAGAGGAAGAAACGGCGTGGAGAATACAGAGGTTGGAGAAAACTTTGGAGGATCAACTCCGTGAGATTCAAAGGCTTAAAGAATTATGCCAAACAAGTAGAATCATTAGCAAAGAAATTGGGGCTAGTTTGGATGATGGTGAGGCTGTTGAGAAgaaaaatgatgacaagaatGTTCCTATTGTAGATgaattgaaagattttgacaaATACGAAGGTGGATATGATGAAAGCTGGAATATTAATGTTGTTGCTGATTTCAAAGGCGATGGTGCTTCTTTCTCTGAGTTGAATGTTGAAAATAAGATTATTGAGGATGTTCATTTGAGAGAGGTTGTGGATGAGCGCAACAGTGAAAGTGATATCGCGGGCTCCGTAGAAGAAAACGTCAGTAATCTTATATCTTCGATTGTCAAGAATGTAATGACAAGAACTGATCGTGTGAAAAAGAGAAAACCAGATATGTTTGTGACTCCTCCGAGTTCTACTCCAAGACATAAAACAAAGTCTATAATGAGAGACAAAGACTTTACCATAATCAGTGACGAG GAAAGCAAAGGCACAAATGAATCTGGTTATGAAGATGAGTCGGCCCTTGATATATACAAAGGCCGAGAAGATTTCTGTGGTAGCATAGAAGTCTCGAGTGATGATCGCAAAATTATTATGGATTATCTAACACACGAAAAAATATG TGGGACAGTGTGGGAAGGAGAAAGATTTCCAATTTTTGGAGATCAATTGTGTCATTTGTTATTTGGGAAAAAAGTCAGAGGTGATATCATCAATTGTTATATGCAAATTGTAAGTGGATATAGTCGGAAAAATGGTTTTGACATACTCTGCATGGATACAACATTACAG GATTCGAGGAAACAACTGGAGGAAGTAAATAAAAACTCAATGGATCGTTGCAGATTTTTATTGTTCCCAATGAATAGAAATGACCATTGGTTTTTGTTGATATACAAAACAGAGACAAGGGAGTTTGAATTAAGGAACTCAATACACACTCCTCAAGCACTTGGAACTGCAAGATCTTAT GTAAATTTCTTAATGGGTTATACGAGAGTTATGTTCGGTTACGACATGGATAAACATATTAAGCGAGTTGATTGTCGACAACAAGGTGCAGATTTGGATTATGGAATTTACACATGTTTGTGGTTGGAGTGCAGATTTGGATTCCAGATTTGGATTGTGGAATCCAAATCTGCACCTTGTTGTCGACAATCAACTCGCTTAATATGTTTATCCATGTCGTAA
- the LOC140875405 gene encoding uncharacterized protein isoform X6 — protein sequence MAPRGRKQSRNLLSLEADRPRKTPNLQMPPTKEKAEMVEDENCIEENERNGSIGKDVMSRCSSTYFRKVMKKLELKLSEKQLDRIKSTPFCKWLKMPKLSIYRNRVDVVLKRFDSYSSSFIFGKDIIVPFTSFEFSLVLGLPYAGPQVDLDLRTQSKFLSRYFSGKLCNATRKKISENLLLLAELNDDLQLDDFIRMFILFSFNCIVFPLSTYMTPRFVFCYIDDLSNFFEYSWGDAAYRFLCDKIAAHIVEPDGTVAGTTYLDGCVVGMMAWFYEKVPSLGVLSGSLRTFPRLFKWSESKIPLNAEAADALLKKITRTKVLNITPFGEELEIFGEGHRNERVSSKMKEEETAWRIQRLEKTLEDQLREIQRLKELCQTSRIISKEIGASLDDGEAVEKKNDDKNVPIVDELKDFDKYEGGYDESWNINVVADFKGDGASFSELNVENKIIEDVHLREVVDERNSESDIAGSVEENVSNLISSIVKNVMTRTDRVKKRKPDMFVTPPSSTPRHKTKSIMRDKDFTIISDEESKGTNESGYEDESALDIYKGREDFCGSIEVSSDDRKIIMDYLTHEKICGTVWEGERFPIFGDQLCHLLFGKKVRGDIINCYMQIVSGYSRKNGFDILCMDTTLQRQGSLN from the exons ATGGCTCCACGGGGAAGAAAACAATCTCGAAACCTACTGTCCCTTGAAGCTGACCGACCGAGGAAGACCCCCAACCTACAAATGCCTCCGACCAAGGAAAAAGCTG agATGGTTGAAGATGAAAATTGTATTGAAGAAAACGAGCGAAATGGGTCGATTGGAAAGGATGTAATGTCACGTTGTTCTTCAACCTATTTTAGAAAAGTGATGAAAAAGCTAGAACTGAAACTTAGTGAGAAGCAATTGGACAGGATCAAAAGTACGCCTTTTTGCAAATGGTTGAAGATGCCCAAACTCTCAATATATCGCAATAGAGTAGACGTTGTATTGAAGAGATTTGACAGTTACTCctcatctttcatttttgggaaGGATATTATTGTCCCTTTCACATCATTTGAGTTCTCCCTCGTCCTTGGTCTGCCATATGCAGGCCCACAGGTTGACCTAGATCTCAGAAcacaatcaaaatttttatcaCGATATTTTTCAGGGAAACTTTGCAATGCCACGAGGAAGAAAATTTCTGAGAATCTCTTGTTATTAGCTGAATTAAATGATGACTTGCAGCTGGATGATTTTATCAGAATGTTTATCTTGTTTTCATTCAATTGCATAGTATTTCCATTGAGTACATATATGACACCTCGGTTCGTGTTCTGTTATATTGATGATCTCTCGAACTTTTTCGAGTACTCATGGGGAGACGCTGCATATAGATTTTTGTGTGATAAAATAGCAGCACATATTGTTGAGCCTGATGGAACGGTTGCAGGAACAACATATTTGGATGGTTGCGTTGTTGGAATGATG GCTTGGTTTTATGAAAAAGTTCCTTCCTTAGGAGTGTTATCTGGTTCTTTACGTACATTTCCCCGATTGTTTAAGTGGAGTGAGAGCAAGATACCATTGAATGCTGAAGCTGCAGATGCTCTACTAAAAAAGATTACGCGTACTAAG gTGTTGAACATAACTCCATTTGGTGAGGAATTAGAGATTTTTGGTGAGGGGCATAGAAATGAACGG GTTTCATCTAAAATGAAAGAGGAAGAAACGGCGTGGAGAATACAGAGGTTGGAGAAAACTTTGGAGGATCAACTCCGTGAGATTCAAAGGCTTAAAGAATTATGCCAAACAAGTAGAATCATTAGCAAAGAAATTGGGGCTAGTTTGGATGATGGTGAGGCTGTTGAGAAgaaaaatgatgacaagaatGTTCCTATTGTAGATgaattgaaagattttgacaaATACGAAGGTGGATATGATGAAAGCTGGAATATTAATGTTGTTGCTGATTTCAAAGGCGATGGTGCTTCTTTCTCTGAGTTGAATGTTGAAAATAAGATTATTGAGGATGTTCATTTGAGAGAGGTTGTGGATGAGCGCAACAGTGAAAGTGATATCGCGGGCTCCGTAGAAGAAAACGTCAGTAATCTTATATCTTCGATTGTCAAGAATGTAATGACAAGAACTGATCGTGTGAAAAAGAGAAAACCAGATATGTTTGTGACTCCTCCGAGTTCTACTCCAAGACATAAAACAAAGTCTATAATGAGAGACAAAGACTTTACCATAATCAGTGACGAG GAAAGCAAAGGCACAAATGAATCTGGTTATGAAGATGAGTCGGCCCTTGATATATACAAAGGCCGAGAAGATTTCTGTGGTAGCATAGAAGTCTCGAGTGATGATCGCAAAATTATTATGGATTATCTAACACACGAAAAAATATG TGGGACAGTGTGGGAAGGAGAAAGATTTCCAATTTTTGGAGATCAATTGTGTCATTTGTTATTTGGGAAAAAAGTCAGAGGTGATATCATCAATTGTTATATGCAAATTGTAAGTGGATATAGTCGGAAAAATGGTTTTGACATACTCTGCATGGATACAACATTACAG AGACAAGGGAGTTTGAATTAA